The region TGGATCAGGACAACGAAATTCTATCCTGGTATTGCCATCTCTCACCACCGGTATTCTGATTAAAGGGCTCCGATTACGATGTGACCAGGCAATATAAACTGGAGCCTCATACCCTGAGATTAAGCGCTTATAAGAATTTACTAGTGGATTAGTGATAGCAGCCAGTCCTTTGGCATGTTTCATTATACCACCAATAAAATAAAGTGCCTCTTTGCTCAAGTCATATTTAATATCAGGATCATAAAAGGCATTCTTGCCATTTTTAAAGAGGGAAATATTGGTATGCATTCCTGATCCCGCAATACCATAGACTGGTTTGGGCATAAAGGTTACATGCAGATTGTGCCACATTGCAATAGTCTTACTGGTTAATTTTAATACCATAATGCGGTCAGCCGTAGTAATGCCATCAGAATATCGGAAATCTATCTCGTGCTGACCCGGTCCTACTTCGTGATGAGAAGCTTCTACTTCAAAACCCAATTTTTCTAAGGTGATAGCCATATCTCTGCGTAGTTCTTCTCCCAAATCTATGGGAGAAAGATCGAAATAACTAGCCTGGTCATTAGTTTTAGTTGTGGGTTTGTTTTGTTCATCCCTACCAAAGATGTAGAATTCCATTTCTGGTCCAAAATTAGCAGTATAGCCCATTTTTTTCAGATCAGCTAATACCCTTTTCAGATTAGTTCTAGCACAGCCAGCAAAAGGTGTCTTATCTGGATTAACAATATCACAGATAATCCTGGCTACATACTGTTCTTCTTCCCAGGGATTAACCATAAAGGTATCCAAATCAGGCTGTAGATACATATCTGATTCCTCAATCCGACAAAAACCCTGTACCGATGAACCATCAAACATAATGTTTCCATCTAACACTTTTTCCAGGTCTCGTATTGGTACCTCTATGTTCTTGGGAATCCCCATAATATCAGTAAACTTAAGCCGTACAAACCTTATCTTTAATTCCTCTGCCTTTTGTAATATCATTTTTTTTGTTGTCTCAGACATATATTACATCTCCCTCATTCTTAGTTTATTAAAATAGAACCTTACAAAAAAATAATTTAACTATACAAGTAATTTTTTTAGCTTTTTGGAAACCAATTTTTTTAATTTTTTTATTAGGGATTTATTCGTAATAGAACTGGTACTTCTGCCTTATCTTTCTGCGCATTTTTGAAACCATAGTATGTGAAATACCAAGCTCTTTGGCAATTTCGCGATCAGTAAGGCCTTTCATACGGAAATCCAGCAATACCTTCTCTTTTATAGATAATTCTTTGCTAAATTCATCCAAGTATAAATACTCATCCAAGATATAATTATTGCCATACTTGTTTATTAGTTTTGTTTCATCCTTTATTTCCCGACTTAGTGCTTCACGATCGGGATAAACTTTATTCGGATATTCAGTTACAGTTTTAAGGTTTTTTCTGATATAATTTTTTAGATAATAATAACAACCCTGTAAGATATAACTATCATTTTTATCTTTTAACTGTCCCTTTTCTTTCTCTTGCCACAAGTATAATAGGATTTCTTGGTACAGATCATCACTATCTATATACTGATAATTGATATTTATCTTCCGAATAATAGCTCTAATCTGGTATTTTATGCTATTAACTATTTCGCTTAGTTCTCTTTCTTTTTTCATAAGCCATTTATATTATTTTTATCGTCAGTAAATATATTTATAATAATAAAAATATCCTTTGATAGATATAATTTATACTATTTAGGAATTATCCCTGGCGGTAAGAATCAAGTACTTTCAAATAGTTAGCCCTCTCCCAGAGAGCTGCCTGAGGAGTTGTTCTATGACTCATAATGCCATGAATCTCTTGTAATGACTGATATTTGTTATTTTCCAACCATTTTTCTATCTCTACCAATAAAGACTGGAGATAACCAATTCCTCTTTCCAGTAATACAGAAGCAATCATGGTTACCTTAGCACCAGCCATGATACTTTTGATAACATCCTCTGTAGCATGTATTCCTCCAGTAATAGCAATGTCTGTCTCAATTTTGCTAAATAAAATTGCTGTCCATCTTATTCTTAGCAATAATTCTTCAGAGGTACTTAACTTAATCATTGGTTCGATTTTCATCTTTTCCAGGTCAATATCAGGCTGATAAAAACGATTAAAGAATACCAGGGCACTGGCACCAGCATGTACTAATTTGCTACTCATATTTGGTATGGAACTAAGATAGGGATGAATCTTCACAGCTACGGGTATAGCAACACTTCCGGTAATTTCATCAACCAGTTTTAGATAATGTTCTTCTATTTGACGACCATCCATTTCAGGATCGGTCGGCAGAAAATAAATATTTAATTCTAAGGCATCGGCACCGGCTTCTTCCATCGCAATAGCATTATTTATCCAACCACCGACTGAGATGCCATTAAGACTTCCGATTACAGGTATATTTACTTTACTCTTAGCCTCTTTAATAAAACTCATATATTTTTCAGGAGTTAACTTGTTACGAGCTACGTCAAAATAGTAATCGAGATATTTACGATAACCATCCTTTTCATATAATAAGGAATAGCTGAGCTCACTCTGAATTGCTTGTTCTTCAAAAAACGAAGGCAATACAACAGCTGCAGCTCCATTCTCTTCTAATAACCTCATCCTTTCAATGTTCTCTCCCAGGGGAGAGGAAGCAATAACAAGAGGGTTTTTTAATTTCAGACCCATATAGTTTACCCGTAAATCAACCATATAAATTTCCTCCTTGAAAAGTTATCAATAATTACTCTAAAATATAGTTAAAATTTACCCTTACCTCAAATCTTCCGAACGATCAGATAATATTCGATAAATTTCTAAGATTTCTTGATGGCTGTCTTGTGCCTGAGCTCTGTTAATAACTACTTGCCTATTGTATTGATCTTCCAGAATAATAAATGGTTCCTCACAACTCTCAATTCTTTCAACCAGATCCCGCATATTCCATATTTTTTCCCCATTTACCCGATCCACTACCCAGTTACCTATATTTTGATAACCCTGGTTCACATCTGCAGCCAGTGCTTTTAATAAAACTACAACCTGTTGGTCTTCTCTTTCGGGAATATTATTTAAGATACAACATACTAGCTCTCTGGGAGCAGATTGATACCATTGTGCACCCCAAATATTCAATAAATCTTTAGTTAAGGGGCAGAATACCAAACCACCATATATATAATAAGTGGGAAGAGTTTCATATTGTTCCATAGGTACTAGACGATCTTTAATTAATGAACGAAAGAGATTAGCTCTTCTTTCTATTTTTTCTCCTTCCCGCAAAATAGTTAAGTTTAGATCTTCGCCAATCTGCTTTTGTTGAATAACATAATTTAAGTGCGTTCTTTCATTAAGGCGAAATTCGACAGTTCCATCATTGCCAATGGAAAAATCTTCAACTGAAAGCAATACATCGCCAATTTCTAAATTACCATCAGCTGGAGAACCAGGAACAATCTGGTTAATGAGAACTCCGCTTATGCCATCCTCCATTTGATAGTATCTTCTTAAACCTTCATTCTCCATATCCTGTATACTTATACCCAAACTGGGGTATCCATCCAGAGTACCATCTTCTAAATCAGCAAAGAAATGGCGAATAACAGGAATAGGCACCATATAACCAATATTCTGAGCAGAGGAAATTCCCTGCATTACCACTCCCACAATTTTATCATCTACTAATACCGGACCACCGCTATTACCAGGATTAATTGCTGCATCAATTTGTCCCGCTAAAAAAACAGAGGAACTGTGTACATAGGGTTGATGTTCAATACGGGAAATCACTCCTTTAGTAATGCTTAACATATCCCCACCTATGGGAAATCCATAAACCATTACTTCCTGTTGTGTTTCTGGTAGTTCACCAAAAGATAGAGCCGGTGTTCCGATAAAAAATTCGGATTCTTCTACAGTTAATAAGGCTAAATCAGTTAAATGAGAAACAGCCGCCACTTGTGCCCGATACCGTTGTGTATCTCCATATTTTCGCACTTGCAGAAAAGTTTGATTACTTACCACATGGGCATTAGTCAAAATTAGATTATGTTCTATTATACATCCTGAACCAGAACTGGCTCGTGGTCCCTGCATACTCCAAGGATTGTAATAATCCGGATAATTGCTAACCGTATAAACCTTAACAATGGCCTCACGAACATCTGTAGCCGCCAGAGAAATATAGTATGGCGAAATAAACATTAAAAAAACAATAATCAATATCTTAATGAGCAGTTTTCTCTTATTACTATTTCTTAATAAACTTCCTCTAAACATTATTTTCTACCTCACTTCAAACTTTATATAATCATTTTACACTATAAATCAATCTTATCATCAATAGTAACTCTAGAAAGTTGCAGAAATTCTGTGCAGTAGCAGTAACTAAGTTAATAATCTGTTTACCAAGGCGGGCTCATTGCATAAGAAACAGTTTTAGGTATTATCTTCAATACCGATATAAAAACTACCATTACCAATCGGATGATTTCTTGCTACCAGAAGAATATTTCTTACCTGATGCAGTTTTTTCCTGCTAATGAATAAAGAAGATATTATCAATTTTGGTCAGGTAACTTCAGGAAATCTATTTACCAGAAGAAATATAAAATACTGTAACTAAGACCAGGAGAATCAATCCTTCTTGACAGTGCCAGTTTCTACACCAATATTTACCCATAACATCTTTCCATCATCAAATATTGGTTTTATCATATGCTT is a window of Atribacterota bacterium DNA encoding:
- the glnA gene encoding type I glutamate--ammonia ligase, which gives rise to MSETTKKMILQKAEELKIRFVRLKFTDIMGIPKNIEVPIRDLEKVLDGNIMFDGSSVQGFCRIEESDMYLQPDLDTFMVNPWEEEQYVARIICDIVNPDKTPFAGCARTNLKRVLADLKKMGYTANFGPEMEFYIFGRDEQNKPTTKTNDQASYFDLSPIDLGEELRRDMAITLEKLGFEVEASHHEVGPGQHEIDFRYSDGITTADRIMVLKLTSKTIAMWHNLHVTFMPKPVYGIAGSGMHTNISLFKNGKNAFYDPDIKYDLSKEALYFIGGIMKHAKGLAAITNPLVNSYKRLISGYEAPVYIAWSHRNRSPLIRIPVVRDGNTRIEFRCPDPSCNPYLTFAVILTAGIDGIQKKIMPPDPINENIYAMDDQKLKKYGIECLPTNLKEALEEFQKDKVLHQGLTDHIITNYLRAKYKEWELYSLQVSPWELEQYLANY
- a CDS encoding sigma-70 family RNA polymerase sigma factor; translation: MKKERELSEIVNSIKYQIRAIIRKININYQYIDSDDLYQEILLYLWQEKEKGQLKDKNDSYILQGCYYYLKNYIRKNLKTVTEYPNKVYPDREALSREIKDETKLINKYGNNYILDEYLYLDEFSKELSIKEKVLLDFRMKGLTDREIAKELGISHTMVSKMRRKIRQKYQFYYE
- a CDS encoding serine protease — protein: MFRGSLLRNSNKRKLLIKILIIVFLMFISPYYISLAATDVREAIVKVYTVSNYPDYYNPWSMQGPRASSGSGCIIEHNLILTNAHVVSNQTFLQVRKYGDTQRYRAQVAAVSHLTDLALLTVEESEFFIGTPALSFGELPETQQEVMVYGFPIGGDMLSITKGVISRIEHQPYVHSSSVFLAGQIDAAINPGNSGGPVLVDDKIVGVVMQGISSAQNIGYMVPIPVIRHFFADLEDGTLDGYPSLGISIQDMENEGLRRYYQMEDGISGVLINQIVPGSPADGNLEIGDVLLSVEDFSIGNDGTVEFRLNERTHLNYVIQQKQIGEDLNLTILREGEKIERRANLFRSLIKDRLVPMEQYETLPTYYIYGGLVFCPLTKDLLNIWGAQWYQSAPRELVCCILNNIPEREDQQVVVLLKALAADVNQGYQNIGNWVVDRVNGEKIWNMRDLVERIESCEEPFIILEDQYNRQVVINRAQAQDSHQEILEIYRILSDRSEDLR
- a CDS encoding dihydroorotate dehydrogenase-like protein, yielding MVDLRVNYMGLKLKNPLVIASSPLGENIERMRLLEENGAAAVVLPSFFEEQAIQSELSYSLLYEKDGYRKYLDYYFDVARNKLTPEKYMSFIKEAKSKVNIPVIGSLNGISVGGWINNAIAMEEAGADALELNIYFLPTDPEMDGRQIEEHYLKLVDEITGSVAIPVAVKIHPYLSSIPNMSSKLVHAGASALVFFNRFYQPDIDLEKMKIEPMIKLSTSEELLLRIRWTAILFSKIETDIAITGGIHATEDVIKSIMAGAKVTMIASVLLERGIGYLQSLLVEIEKWLENNKYQSLQEIHGIMSHRTTPQAALWERANYLKVLDSYRQG